The DNA region tttttaatttattttgattatGGTCTTAAGGATGGCTTTGCCTGGGGACAAGGTGGCCAGATCTGGCTATGCTTGAGGGTCTAGGTTAGTGGGATGACCTAAAACAGAATAGGGGAGAGGTTGGCCAGGGCGCTGGAGATTTAGGGATCCAGGGCAGAGAGATTCTGCCCTGGTTTCCCAGTCTTTGGTAACTCTCTAAAGCAAGGTGAAGGGTTATACTCATCTTGCCATGTTAAGACTTACTGAAGGTCTAGGATGAAAAGAGGAGCCTATGGGGGAGCCATGGCCTGGTGTGACCTGGGAATGGGGGAGGATAGGGGCAGTGACATGGAATCCTGTCCTGGCCAAAGAAAGGCTGTTCCTGTAGGCCATTGACCCTTGGACTCAtgtgggggttgggggaagggctAGAAGGGGAAGGACAGCCCAGATGCCTTCTTGGAAATAACCCTCCCAGGATAAGGCCCATGGCACTCAGTTGACACTCCTAACCTGGgccctcccctccaccaggtGGGGCCGGGGCTTCGGACTGGTGGAACATGTTCTGGGCAAGGACAGCATCCTCAATCAATCCAACAGCATATTTGGTTGCATCTTCTACACACTACAGTTGTTGTTAGGTGAGTGGCCCTACCCTCTCATGACAGGCCCCTTCCTGTCTTGGCCAGCCCAGCCCCATCCCTTGCAATCTTTGTGACCCAGACATCTGATGGCCAACTGCTCATCACTGAGCACCTGGGAGGTGGGAACCTATAGGAGTCTTTACTGTCAGAGCCAGAAGGGCCCTTAGAGACTTCATAGGAGCCCAGTTTTCTGGAAAAGACTCAGAAGTTCCTTTCTGGGGGAAAACCAAGGGTTGCTTATCTCTCATCTCATGTAGAGCTCAGCAGGAATATTCACTGTTTGGGTCCCAGGAATCATTGAACAGATAGGAGAACCAAGGCCTTGGCAGAGACTGTCAGAGCCTCTCATTTTAGAGACTCTTCCCCAGTAGCCCCTGCCATCTGGGTGGCACCATAGAGTCGTGGCGTGTTCTAGAGGTAGCCAGTCCCTGAAGCCCATGCCTGACCCTTTTCTGCCTTGCAGGTTGCCTACAGGGCCGCTGGGCATCTGTCCTGCTGGTGTTGAGTTCCCTGGTGTCTCTAGCTGGTTCTGTCTACCTGGCCTGGATCCTGTTCTTCGTGCTCTATGATTTCTGCATTGTTTGCATCACCACCTATGCCATCAATGTGGGCCTGATGGTGCTGAGCTTCCGAGAGGTCCAGGAACCCCAGGGCAAGGTCAAGGGACACTGAGCCCTCACCCCAAGCCAGGCTGACCTCATTTGCTCTGCTTTGCCTTGTGATCTTTGCCCAAGGAGGCTACGTCTGGATCCTTAGAAGAGTCTGCAACCTGCCCCTGCCATACTCCCACACGGGACAATGGACCAAACATGCCACACTGTTTCCTTCACCTTAGTGCCTCTGGTTCTGTCCCCAAAGACTGGTTTCCAAAGTCCCTGCTATTGCCCAAGGATGGATGGTTCAGAGCAATAAAATTCCTTAAATAAATTAGCCAAGTCTGAGCCATCTGTCTGCCAGGGACCTTAGTGTTGGGGCTTTCCCAGTCTTTCCTCCTCTGGGACGGGAAGATATGAGTCAGAGGGAGAGTGGAGGGTCTGCTGGGAAGGGTAGTTAGTCCCTTCTTCAGTATGTGGAGTCAGCAAGACCTGGGGTGCCatcagcccccacccccaggaaatGGGCTGGCAGCTTGTCCCTCCTACCCACAGGAGCCAGGCCTT from Mesoplodon densirostris isolate mMesDen1 chromosome 16, mMesDen1 primary haplotype, whole genome shotgun sequence includes:
- the VKORC1 gene encoding vitamin K epoxide reductase complex subunit 1 isoform X1 — protein: MGNTWRSPGWVRLALCFAGLGLSLYALHVKAARARDRDYRALCDVGTAISCSRVFSSRWGRGFGLVEHVLGKDSILNQSNSIFGCIFYTLQLLLGCLQGRWASVLLVLSSLVSLAGSVYLAWILFFVLYDFCIVCITTYAINVGLMVLSFREVQEPQGKVKGH